The Castanea sativa cultivar Marrone di Chiusa Pesio chromosome 11, ASM4071231v1 genome contains a region encoding:
- the LOC142616237 gene encoding uncharacterized protein LOC142616237: MDKLKDLMTDRGARVAKKGAKGAQAPPALPPPPPPADTKPPIDDSKKKRKVDAEGAGGEKAKKLKQEPPLAQQQKPNKGKGRARSVESGEIREVAEVRRAPATWSPDLRLDGAPIPCHSSIRAVQQGHAHHLAEVLERPLLLPKDMESLEKMGQPQLFLSLKRGLALSIQEVFAAEKFVEDSRKRAGMEQELRQEAERSLDQALAEKGKFTSQLADLKRERDGDKASLKTMESQVEGQHKLLRQKDDELAQVQQARSDLEKELTRAKEEAHAHKHALEAAKKASYQEGVTKTQEELTEAFAALCHEYCQQVWGEAMNAAGVPQVSELRKPENIWLPLDIQEIEDPPVAASPALPPVVEELVPAPTEPEGSHKEKDECGGAEKEQIQSMEPLIPSTDKGKQVLSTFELELKSTEAGSSSHQDPPSLV, translated from the exons atggacaagCTTAAGGATCTCATGACCGATAGAGGtgcccgagtggcaaagaaaggAGCAAAAGGAGCCCAAGCTCCCCCTgctttgccaccaccccctcctccagccgataCAAAACCTCCCATAGATGATtctaagaagaagagaaaggtggacgccgagggggctggtggggagaaagcaaaaaaactaaaacaggAACCGCCGTTGGCCCAACAACAGAAGCCGAACaaaggcaaagggcgcgcccgctcagttgagagtggggagatcagggaaGTGGCCGAGGTGCGACGAGCACCagccacctggtctcctgacttgaggctAGACGGCGCCcctattccctgccactccagcatcagggcagtccaacaaggccacgcccaccatctagccgaggtgttggagcgtcctcttctgttgcccaaggatatggaatccttggagaagatgggccagccgcagctgttcctctcactgaaaaggggtttagctcta tccatccaagaggtttttgcggccgagaagttcgtggaggattctcgaaagcgcgctgggatggagcaggagttaagacaagaggcagaaaggtctcTGGACCAGGCCCTGGCAGAGAAAGGGAAGTTCACTTCACAGCTGGCCGAcctgaaaagagagagagacggcgacaaggccagcttgaagacgatggagagtcaagtggaggggcaacatAAGCTCctccgtcaaaaggatgacgagcttgcccaagtccaacaggcacgctccgacttggaaaaggagcttacacGGGCGAAAGAGGAAGCTCACGCCCACAAGCACGCCCTGGAGGCCGctaagaaggccagttatcaggagggggttACCAAAACGCAAGaggagctgacagaggcttttgcggccttgtgccatgagtactgtcagcaggtctggggggaggccatgaatgcagcaggggttcctcaagtttccgaactgaggaagcccgagaacatttggcttcccctagacatacaggaaattgaagaccctcctgttgctgcctctcctgcccttcctcctgtggtggaagagctcgttcctgctcctacagaacctgaaggttcccataaagagaaggacgagtgcggtggtgccgagaaggagcagatccagagcatggagcccctcattccttcaacagacaaagggaaacaagtcttgtccacctttgagctggaattgaagagtactgaggctggcagcagctcccaccaagaccccccttccctagtttag
- the LOC142616238 gene encoding uncharacterized protein LOC142616238: MVSSNVVSHLGLKLIPHPNSYKVSWVNTSSIDIKERCVVLLQFLTYKAEIWYDLIPMYVGHIILGRHWLYDLDVTLHGRSNSCSFMFEGKKIVLNLLKPKPVDMSKKTEAPKAKGLNIINPKAFERVAVQESIVFILVARELHGEAYEEQPEEVRSVLQKFKDVFPEKLPYHLLPMRDIQHAIDFVPRATLLNLPHYRMSPAKHAELQRQVEELLRKGFVRESMSPCVVHALLTPKKDGTWRMCVDSRAINKITVKYHFPILRLDDMLDMMAGATIFSKIDLKNGYHQIRVRLSFIVSSEGVSANPQKVQKVVDWPEPKNVHEIQSFHGLASFYCRFIKGFSTIMSPITDYMKQGEFIWTKAATKAFNEVKQKMTEAPVMRLPDFTKPFKVEYDASGVENKATDALSQRVSLLSVMSVKVIGFKRLKDDSESCLDFRELYTSLCNAFDYTHQDGYLFKANKLCIPRSSVRDFLVWEIHAGGLAGHFGRDKTIEEVERQFNWSGLKRGVAKIVGTKLKFFTAFHPQIDGQTEVINRSLGNLFRCLVGEANRNWDLILPIAQLAYNSSVNRSIGASPFEVSNSQYKIHSDTHRRYAGFQVGDYVMIWIRPERFPSRTVKKLQACSTGPFKVLKRMGPNAYVIDLPHDYGISSSFNIEDLVAYKSATAIPDTPFDELLLNPIDAPIPTPLPLNLSYARKKFIDAILDE, translated from the exons ATGGTGTCCTCTAACGTTGTTTCCCACCTAGGTTTGAAATTGATCCCACACCCTAACTCATATAAAGTTTCTTGGGTAAATACTTCCTCCATagacataaaagaaagatgtgttgTCCTACTTCAATTCCTCACCTACAAGGCTGAAATATGGTATGACTTGATTCCCATGTACGTAGGGCATATTATCTTAGGGAGGCATTGGCTTTATGATTTGGATGTCACCCTTCATGGGCGATCCAATTCTTGCTCATTTATGTTTGAAGGTAAGAAGATTGTACTCAATCTTTTGAAACCCAAGCCAGTCGACATGAGCAAGAAGACAGAAGCACCAAAGGCGAAAGGCCTAAACATCATAAACCCAAAGGCATTTGAAAGGGTAGCAGTTCAAGAATCCATTGTGTTTATCTTAGTTGCTAGGGAGCTTCATGGAGAGGCCTATGAGGAGCAACCTGAAGAAGTGAGGTCAGTGCTCCAGAAATTTAAGGATGTTTTCCCCGAGAAACTCCCTTATCATTTACTACCCATGCGTGACATACAACACGCCATAGATTTTGTGCCTAGAGCGACCCTACTTAACTTGCCTCACTATAGGATGAGCCCTGCAAAACATGCTGAGTTGCAAAGGCAAGTAGAAGAACTACTAAGGAAGGGTTTTGTTCGTGAAAGCATGAGTCCTTGTGTAGTCCATGCACTCTTAACTCCAAAGAAGGATGGAACgtggaggatgtgtgttgatAGTCGTGCCATCAACAAGATCACTGTGAAATATCATTTTCCTATCCTTAGgttggatgacatgttggatatgATGGCTGGAGCAACGATTTTCTCCAAGATAGACTTGAAAAATggctatcatcaaattagggttcgTCTTA GTTTCATAGTATCCTCTGAAGGAGTTTCTGCCAACCCCCAAAAGGTTCAAAAGGTTGTGGATTGGCCTGAGCCCAAAAATGTCCATGAAATTCAAAGCTTCCATGGGCTCGCTTCTTTTTATTGCCGATTCATCAAAGGGTTTAGTACCATTATGTCCCCCATCACTGACTACATGAAACAAGGGGAGTTTATTTGGACAAAAGCTGCTACTAAAGCCTTCAATGAGGTAAAACAAAAGATGACTGAGGCACCTGTTATGCGTCTCCCTGATTTTACCAAGCCTTTTAAAGTGGAATATGATGCCTCAG GAGTTGAGAATAAGGCTACTGATGCACTAAGTCAAAGGGTATCTTTGCTATCAGTCATGAGTGTTAAGGTTATTGGGTTTAAACGACTCAAGGATGACTCTGAGTCATGCCTAGATTTTAGGGAGCTCTACACGAGCCTATGTAATGCCTTTGATTATACCCATCAAGATGGTTACTTGTTTAAAGCCAACAAGTTATGTATCCCTCGGTCGTCAGTGAGAGATTTTCTAGTTTGGGAGATACATGCAGGAGGCCTTGCAGGTCATTTTGGCCGAGACAAAACAATTGAGGAAGTGGAACGTCAATTCAATTGGTCTGGTCTTAAGAGGGGCGTTGCCAAGATAGTTG gcaccaaattgaaatttttcacGGCATTTCATCCTCAAATTGATGGTCAAACTGAGGTGATTAATCGTAGCCTAGGCAACCTCTTTCGGTGTCTAGTGGGTGAAGCCAATCGGAATTGGGATTTAATTCTTCCTATAGCTCAACTTGCATATAATAGCTCTGTCAATAGGTCTATAGGcgctagtccttttgag gtaagtaattctcaatataaaattcattctGACACTCATCGGCGCTATGCAGGGTTTCAGGTAGGGGATTATGTCATGATTTGGATTCGACCTGAACGGTTTCCCTCTAGGACCGTAAAGAAATTGCAGGCTTGTAGTACCGGTCCATTCAAGGTATTGAAACGAATGGGTCCAAATGCATATGTCATTGACCTTCctcatgattatggtattagctcCTCCTTTAATATTGAGGATCTAGTTGCTTATAAAAGTGCCACAGCTATTCCTGATACCCCTTTTGATGAGCTTTTGCTTAATCCTATTGATGCTCCTATTCCTACCCCTTTACCCTTAAATCTGTCATATGCacgtaaaaaatttattgatgctATTTTAGATGAGTAG